A genomic window from Vitis riparia cultivar Riparia Gloire de Montpellier isolate 1030 chromosome 18, EGFV_Vit.rip_1.0, whole genome shotgun sequence includes:
- the LOC117907243 gene encoding polyadenylate-binding protein RBP47-like isoform X2, whose translation MQSTNGSDPQQANQQQQQPPPPPPQPQQQQWMAMQYPAAAMVMQHQMMPPQHYPQHFVAYHHQPHQYQHQHQQQHQQQQGSNADNRTIWVGDLHNWMDENYLHSCFAATGELASMKVIRNKQTGSSEGYGFVEFFSHAAAEKVLQGYAGVLMPNTDQPFRLNWATFSMGDKRSDNGPDLSIFVGDLASDVSDSLLHETFAGKYPSVKAAKVVFDANTGRSKGYGFVRFGDENERSQAMTEMNGVYCSSRPMRIGAATPRKSSGYQQQYSSHGGYASNGASVQSDGDSMNTTIFVGGLDPNVSDEDLRQPFSQYGEIVSVKIPVGKGCGFVQFANR comes from the exons ATGCAATCCACCAACGGTTCTGATCCGCAACAGGCGAATCAGCAGCAGCAACAGCCGCCGCCGCCTCCTCCGCAGCCGCAGCAGCAGCAGTGGATGGCCATGCAGTATCCGGCGGCGGCGATGGTAATGCAGCATCAGATGATGCCGCCGCAGCATTATCCGCAGCACTTCGTGGCTTATCACCACCAGCCTCATCAGTATCAGCATCAGCATCAGCAGCAGCATCAGCAACAGCAGGGATCCAACGCCGACAACAGGACGATCTGGGTCGGCGACCTCCATAACTGGATGGACGAGAATTACCTCCATAGCTGCTTTGCTGCCACTGGCGAG CTTGCTTCCATGAAGGTTATTCGCAATAAGCAGACTGGTTCATCAGAGGGTTATGGatttgtggaatttttttcaCATGCTGCGGCTGAGAAGGTTCTACAGGGTTATGCTGGTGTGTTGATGCCTAATACAGATCAGCCCTTTCGGCTGAACTGGGCAACATTTAGTATGGGTGATAAGCGTTCAGATAATGGTCCTGATCTTTCCATATTTGTAGGAGATTTAGCTTCAGATGTTTCTGATAGCTTATTACATGAAACTTTTGCTGGTAAATATCCATCTGTTAAGGCTGCAAAAGTTGTCTTTGATGCCAATACTGGTCGTTCAAAAGGTTATGGCTTTGTGAGGTTTGGAGATGAGAATGAGAGGTCACAGGCCATGACTGAAATGAATGGTGTATATTGTTCGAGTAGGCCCATGCGCATTGGTGCAGCAACTCCAAGGAAGTCATCTGGATATCAACAACAATATTCTTCACATG GTGGATATGCATCAAATGGTGCCTCAGTCCAATCTGATGGAGACTCTATGAACACAACA ATATTTGTCGGAGGGCTTGATCCTAATGTCTCTGATGAAGATCTCAGGCAGCCTTTCTCCCAATATGGTGAGATTGTCTCTGTAAAAATACCAGTTGGTAAAGGATGTGGGTTTGTACAATTTGCAAACAGGTAG
- the LOC117907243 gene encoding polyadenylate-binding protein RBP47-like isoform X1, producing MQSTNGSDPQQANQQQQQPPPPPPQPQQQQWMAMQYPAAAMVMQHQMMPPQHYPQHFVAYHHQPHQYQHQHQQQHQQQQGSNADNRTIWVGDLHNWMDENYLHSCFAATGELASMKVIRNKQTGSSEGYGFVEFFSHAAAEKVLQGYAGVLMPNTDQPFRLNWATFSMGDKRSDNGPDLSIFVGDLASDVSDSLLHETFAGKYPSVKAAKVVFDANTGRSKGYGFVRFGDENERSQAMTEMNGVYCSSRPMRIGAATPRKSSGYQQQYSSHGGYASNGASVQSDGDSMNTTIFVGGLDPNVSDEDLRQPFSQYGEIVSVKIPVGKGCGFVQFANRNNAEDALQKLNGTVIGKQTVRLSWGRNPANKQMRADFGNQWSGAYYGGQVYDGYGYALPPHDPTMYAAAYGAYPVYGNHQQQVS from the exons ATGCAATCCACCAACGGTTCTGATCCGCAACAGGCGAATCAGCAGCAGCAACAGCCGCCGCCGCCTCCTCCGCAGCCGCAGCAGCAGCAGTGGATGGCCATGCAGTATCCGGCGGCGGCGATGGTAATGCAGCATCAGATGATGCCGCCGCAGCATTATCCGCAGCACTTCGTGGCTTATCACCACCAGCCTCATCAGTATCAGCATCAGCATCAGCAGCAGCATCAGCAACAGCAGGGATCCAACGCCGACAACAGGACGATCTGGGTCGGCGACCTCCATAACTGGATGGACGAGAATTACCTCCATAGCTGCTTTGCTGCCACTGGCGAG CTTGCTTCCATGAAGGTTATTCGCAATAAGCAGACTGGTTCATCAGAGGGTTATGGatttgtggaatttttttcaCATGCTGCGGCTGAGAAGGTTCTACAGGGTTATGCTGGTGTGTTGATGCCTAATACAGATCAGCCCTTTCGGCTGAACTGGGCAACATTTAGTATGGGTGATAAGCGTTCAGATAATGGTCCTGATCTTTCCATATTTGTAGGAGATTTAGCTTCAGATGTTTCTGATAGCTTATTACATGAAACTTTTGCTGGTAAATATCCATCTGTTAAGGCTGCAAAAGTTGTCTTTGATGCCAATACTGGTCGTTCAAAAGGTTATGGCTTTGTGAGGTTTGGAGATGAGAATGAGAGGTCACAGGCCATGACTGAAATGAATGGTGTATATTGTTCGAGTAGGCCCATGCGCATTGGTGCAGCAACTCCAAGGAAGTCATCTGGATATCAACAACAATATTCTTCACATG GTGGATATGCATCAAATGGTGCCTCAGTCCAATCTGATGGAGACTCTATGAACACAACA ATATTTGTCGGAGGGCTTGATCCTAATGTCTCTGATGAAGATCTCAGGCAGCCTTTCTCCCAATATGGTGAGATTGTCTCTGTAAAAATACCAGTTGGTAAAGGATGTGGGTTTGTACAATTTGCAAACAG AAACAATGCTGAGGATGCACTACAGAAATTGAATGGAACAGTAATTGGCAAGCAAACAGTCCGTCTTTCTTGGGGTCGGAATCCAGCAAATAAACAG ATGAGAGCAGATTTTGGCAATCAGTGGAGTGGGGCGTACTATGGAGGGCAGGTGTATGATGGTTATGGATATGCTCTGCCACCTCATGACCCAACCATGTATGCTGCGGCATACGGGGCTTACCCCGTGTATGGCAACCACCAACAGCAAGTTAGCTGA